One window of Desulfarculus baarsii DSM 2075 genomic DNA carries:
- a CDS encoding pyridoxal phosphate-dependent aminotransferase → MELSRRVTSIAPSPTLALDAKANQMRAEGIDVINFTVGQPDFNTPERICQAAIKAINDGFTRYTPAAGTPELKQAVCGKFKRDNGLDYTPDQVMINVGGKHSGYLVMQALLNEGDEVVVPAPYWVSYPPMVILAGGTPVIVPTQEKNKFKLQLAELEKAVSNKTKAIFLNSPSNPTGAAYSAEELLPVAQFCAERGILIVSDEIYEPMMYDGAKFTATASLSPLIYQNTVTLNGVSKAYAMTGWRIGYMGGPVDLIKACSKIQSQSTSNPTSIAQKAAVEALNGPQDDVKAMVEVFARRRDLIYDLLNQIPGVSCFKPEGAFYAFPNFAAYYGKKAGDKVMTGSSELCEHLLATAHVALVPGSAFGHDECIRFSFATSDELIKAGVERVATALAKLS, encoded by the coding sequence ATGGAGCTATCTCGACGCGTGACCAGCATCGCGCCATCGCCGACCTTGGCCCTCGACGCCAAGGCCAACCAGATGCGCGCCGAAGGCATCGACGTGATCAACTTCACCGTGGGTCAGCCGGATTTCAACACTCCCGAGCGGATTTGCCAGGCGGCCATCAAGGCCATCAACGACGGCTTCACCCGCTACACTCCGGCGGCCGGCACCCCCGAACTGAAGCAGGCGGTGTGCGGCAAATTCAAACGGGACAACGGCCTTGACTATACTCCCGACCAGGTGATGATCAACGTCGGCGGGAAGCATTCGGGCTATCTGGTGATGCAGGCCCTGCTCAACGAGGGCGACGAGGTCGTCGTGCCCGCGCCTTATTGGGTCAGCTATCCGCCCATGGTCATTTTGGCCGGCGGCACGCCGGTGATCGTGCCCACCCAAGAAAAGAACAAGTTCAAGCTCCAGCTCGCCGAACTGGAAAAGGCCGTCAGCAACAAGACCAAGGCCATTTTCCTCAATTCGCCCAGCAATCCCACCGGCGCGGCCTACAGCGCCGAGGAGCTGCTGCCCGTGGCCCAGTTCTGCGCCGAGCGGGGCATCCTTATTGTCAGTGACGAGATCTACGAGCCCATGATGTACGACGGGGCCAAGTTCACCGCCACCGCCTCGCTGAGCCCGCTGATCTACCAGAACACCGTGACCCTCAACGGCGTTTCCAAGGCCTACGCCATGACGGGCTGGCGCATCGGCTACATGGGCGGCCCGGTGGATTTGATCAAGGCCTGCAGCAAGATCCAGTCCCAATCCACCAGCAACCCCACTTCCATCGCCCAGAAGGCGGCGGTGGAGGCCTTGAACGGCCCGCAAGACGACGTTAAAGCCATGGTCGAGGTCTTTGCCCGGCGGCGCGATTTGATTTACGATCTGCTAAACCAGATCCCCGGCGTGAGCTGCTTCAAGCCCGAGGGCGCTTTCTACGCCTTCCCCAACTTCGCGGCTTATTATGGCAAAAAGGCCGGCGACAAAGTGATGACCGGCTCGTCGGAGCTTTGCGAGCACCTGCTGGCCACCGCCCACGTGGCCCTGGTGCCCGGCTCGGCCTTTGGCCACGACGAGTGCATCCGCTTCAGTTTCGCCACCAGCGACGAACTGATCAAGGCCGGCGTCGAGCGCGTGGCCACGGCCCTGGCCAAGCTGTCCTGA
- a CDS encoding PilZ domain-containing protein — MVEQRRRTRVEFRTKADVQAVGLRMLDLETRDLSHKGVFILGDLPLKEGQGCMVTIYLPSDAEDAPVLSLEGRVARVVKGGVAIDFISMDPDTYMHLRHLVLLNADNPDLAAEEFCKPAFPDLEKEIK; from the coding sequence ATGGTCGAGCAACGCAGAAGGACGCGGGTGGAGTTTCGCACCAAGGCCGACGTGCAGGCGGTGGGCCTGCGCATGCTCGACCTGGAGACCCGCGACCTCAGTCACAAGGGCGTGTTCATCCTGGGCGACCTGCCGCTGAAGGAAGGCCAGGGCTGCATGGTGACGATCTACCTGCCCAGCGACGCCGAGGACGCCCCCGTGCTGAGCCTGGAGGGCAGGGTGGCCAGGGTGGTCAAAGGCGGCGTGGCCATCGATTTCATCTCCATGGACCCCGACACCTACATGCATCTGCGCCACCTGGTGCTGCTCAACGCCGACAACCCCGATCTGGCCGCCGAGGAATTCTGCAAGCCGGCTTTTCCCGACCTGGAAAAGGAAATCAAATAG
- a CDS encoding sulfide-dependent adenosine diphosphate thiazole synthase, with translation MLDEVTISRAIVSTYLQKLQDHLELDVAIVGGGPSGLVAGYKLAQAGRKVALFERKLSLGGGMWGGGMMMNEIVVQEQAKRILDEFGVPSKEFQPGYHTADSVLCSTTLASKACLAGLTVFNLVSVEDVMVRDSRVTGLVINWSAVEMGGLHVDPLTIRAKWVIDATGHAAEVLGVISRKVDARLLTENGRVMGERSLWADVAETNTLGNTREAFPGVYTAGMCANAVFGSYRMGPVFGGMLLSGEKAAQEVHRRLSEEG, from the coding sequence ATGTTGGACGAAGTCACCATCAGCCGCGCCATTGTCAGCACCTATCTGCAAAAGTTGCAAGACCACCTGGAGCTGGACGTGGCCATTGTCGGCGGCGGGCCCTCGGGCCTGGTGGCCGGCTACAAACTGGCCCAGGCCGGGCGCAAGGTGGCCCTGTTCGAGCGCAAGCTCTCGCTGGGCGGCGGCATGTGGGGCGGCGGCATGATGATGAACGAGATCGTGGTGCAGGAACAAGCCAAGCGCATCCTTGACGAGTTCGGCGTGCCTTCCAAGGAGTTCCAGCCGGGCTATCACACCGCCGACAGCGTTTTGTGCTCCACCACCCTGGCCTCCAAGGCCTGCCTGGCCGGGCTGACGGTGTTCAACCTGGTCTCGGTGGAGGACGTGATGGTCCGCGACAGCCGGGTGACGGGCCTGGTGATCAACTGGAGCGCCGTGGAGATGGGCGGGCTGCACGTGGACCCGCTGACCATCCGCGCCAAGTGGGTCATCGACGCCACCGGCCACGCCGCCGAGGTGCTGGGCGTCATCAGCCGCAAGGTCGACGCCCGGCTGCTGACCGAAAACGGCCGGGTCATGGGCGAGCGCTCACTGTGGGCCGACGTGGCCGAGACCAACACCCTGGGCAACACCCGCGAGGCCTTCCCCGGCGTCTACACCGCCGGCATGTGCGCCAACGCCGTGTTCGGCTCCTACCGCATGGGCCCGGTGTTCGGCGGGATGCTGCTTTCCGGCGAAAAAGCGGCCCAGGAGGTCCACCGCCGGCTGAGCGAGGAAGGCTAG
- a CDS encoding tetratricopeptide repeat protein: MAGLALMLVVLAALFCAGCGGGAAAGLRGVDQAEAEEMRAREEAAGRDELQAKADRAMEADPTALEAHGDQLAASGEAMAALFQYNRALAKAPADQAARLRGKTALLHLRGGGYAQAERIYAALIQADEGDAQAWQGLGLALLAQDRPGEAQKALERAVGLDAALWKARNGLGVALNRQGRAAEAMAHFEAAIRLQPGQAAPHNNLGLALMAQGRLDQAQRAFTRAMRLAPADDKPRNNLALVYFRQGRADQALALLEATMGPAKARHDLGCLLAGQGQYRQAADMFRQALEISPTYYALAARHLDQVRQRADLGPGFEDDVGMARPQGALVDQVGQTPPADDAAEGAVDGR, encoded by the coding sequence ATGGCTGGATTGGCCTTGATGTTGGTGGTCTTGGCGGCGCTTTTTTGCGCCGGCTGCGGCGGCGGCGCGGCCGCCGGCCTGCGTGGGGTGGATCAAGCGGAGGCCGAGGAAATGCGGGCCCGCGAAGAAGCCGCCGGCCGCGACGAGCTTCAGGCCAAGGCCGATCGGGCCATGGAGGCCGATCCCACGGCCCTGGAGGCCCACGGCGATCAATTGGCCGCCAGTGGCGAGGCCATGGCCGCCTTGTTTCAATACAACCGCGCCCTGGCCAAGGCCCCGGCCGATCAGGCCGCCCGTCTGCGTGGCAAGACGGCCCTGCTGCATCTGCGCGGCGGCGGCTACGCCCAGGCCGAGCGCATCTACGCCGCGTTGATCCAGGCCGACGAGGGCGACGCCCAGGCCTGGCAAGGCCTTGGCCTGGCCCTGTTGGCCCAGGATAGGCCCGGCGAGGCCCAAAAGGCCCTGGAGCGGGCCGTCGGCCTGGACGCCGCCCTGTGGAAGGCGCGCAACGGCCTGGGCGTGGCCCTCAACCGCCAGGGCCGGGCCGCAGAGGCCATGGCCCACTTCGAGGCGGCCATCCGGCTGCAACCGGGCCAGGCCGCGCCCCACAACAACCTGGGCCTGGCCTTGATGGCCCAGGGCCGGCTGGATCAGGCTCAGCGGGCCTTCACGCGGGCCATGCGCCTGGCCCCCGCCGACGATAAGCCGCGCAACAACCTGGCCCTGGTTTATTTCCGCCAGGGGCGGGCCGATCAGGCGCTGGCGCTGTTGGAGGCCACCATGGGCCCGGCCAAGGCCCGTCATGACCTGGGCTGCCTGCTGGCCGGCCAGGGCCAGTATCGCCAGGCCGCCGACATGTTCCGCCAGGCCCTGGAAATATCGCCGACCTATTACGCCCTGGCCGCCCGCCATCTGGACCAGGTGCGCCAACGCGCCGACCTGGGGCCGGGGTTCGAAGACGACGTGGGCATGGCCAGGCCGCAAGGCGCCTTGGTCGATCAGGTCGGCCAAACGCCGCCGGCCGATGACGCGGCCGAGGGCGCGGTGGATGGGCGCTGA
- a CDS encoding HDOD domain-containing protein: MSLDDHRRAVAHDYLLEALGCAPDQLPTLPDVAIRVAQLAGGDEHSAANLAREVGRDQSLAGKVLAAANSPLHGCRGRVDDLSRAVVILGFDQLRALALGLAAFEAAGVARPMRRRMRRLDLWAHARRAAVLCEALARHELGLGPGYYAHGLLHDIGKVALDAHRPADYEKAMDLAGRHGLPALLAERMTMGLDHAQVGQALLSYWDFPPAMTRAVGLHHQPWTDDGDGVAAGVVFLADLLAGAENGPGLPRRLELTPPAAEFVAGMGWVVNEITLERLDDRLRALGEELDPLAG, from the coding sequence ATGTCTCTGGATGACCACCGGCGAGCCGTGGCTCACGACTATCTGCTCGAGGCCTTGGGCTGCGCGCCGGACCAGTTGCCGACCCTGCCCGACGTGGCCATCCGCGTGGCCCAACTGGCTGGCGGCGATGAGCATTCGGCGGCCAACCTGGCCCGCGAGGTGGGCCGCGATCAGTCGTTGGCCGGCAAGGTGTTGGCCGCGGCCAACTCGCCGCTGCACGGCTGCCGGGGCCGGGTGGACGATTTGAGCCGGGCGGTGGTCATTCTGGGCTTTGATCAACTGCGCGCGCTGGCCCTGGGCCTCGCCGCCTTCGAGGCCGCCGGCGTGGCTCGACCCATGCGTCGACGCATGCGGCGCTTGGATCTGTGGGCCCACGCCCGGCGCGCGGCCGTGCTCTGCGAGGCGTTGGCCCGTCACGAACTGGGCCTGGGCCCCGGCTACTACGCCCATGGCCTGCTGCACGATATCGGCAAGGTGGCCCTGGACGCCCATCGACCGGCCGATTACGAAAAAGCCATGGACCTGGCCGGCCGCCACGGCCTGCCCGCCCTGTTGGCCGAGCGCATGACCATGGGCCTGGATCACGCCCAGGTCGGCCAGGCCCTGTTGAGCTATTGGGATTTTCCGCCGGCGATGACCCGCGCCGTGGGCCTGCACCACCAGCCGTGGACCGACGACGGCGACGGCGTGGCCGCTGGCGTGGTGTTTCTGGCCGATCTGCTGGCCGGCGCGGAAAACGGCCCCGGCCTGCCGCGCCGGCTGGAATTGACCCCGCCAGCCGCCGAGTTCGTGGCCGGCATGGGTTGGGTGGTCAACGAAATCACTCTGGAGCGCCTGGACGATCGTCTGCGCGCCCTGGGCGAGGAACTCGATCCGCTGGCCGGCTGA
- a CDS encoding type II secretion system F family protein encodes MDNLFIISISGATGLAVLLAFWACRTLGGGPDPARRRLDELLARNAPPRPAPAIKKRLLGAVKALAPKSERGQGWEKSKLRQDLLTAGFRSVEALNVFTGVRLAAAFLLPAIVFALGVLIQAKRPAMVISTLIAAALGYLGPGYVLEKLALRRSALIARQMPSMLDLLVIAVESGLGLDAAVQRVSRDLAASSPVLAHELAIFSLELKLGAARGDALRNLAKRCGVDEMAGLVAMLIQADRFGVSIGRSIRVFADDLRTKRRQKLEEQAAKIPLKLLFPVLFLIFPAIMAVMAGPAVINIVEKMF; translated from the coding sequence ATGGATAATTTATTCATAATTTCCATATCGGGCGCCACGGGCCTGGCCGTGCTGCTGGCCTTTTGGGCCTGCCGAACCCTGGGCGGCGGCCCGGATCCGGCCCGCCGGCGGCTGGACGAGCTGTTGGCGCGAAACGCGCCGCCCAGACCCGCGCCCGCCATCAAAAAGCGCCTGCTGGGCGCGGTCAAGGCCCTGGCCCCCAAGTCAGAGCGCGGCCAGGGCTGGGAAAAGAGCAAGCTGCGCCAAGACCTGCTCACCGCGGGTTTTCGTTCGGTCGAGGCGCTCAATGTATTCACCGGCGTTCGCTTGGCCGCCGCGTTCTTGCTGCCGGCGATCGTCTTTGCCCTGGGCGTGCTGATCCAGGCCAAGCGGCCGGCCATGGTCATCTCGACGCTCATCGCCGCGGCGCTGGGGTATCTCGGGCCGGGCTACGTGCTGGAAAAGCTGGCCCTGCGGCGTAGCGCGCTGATTGCCCGGCAAATGCCCTCCATGCTCGATCTGCTGGTCATCGCCGTGGAGTCGGGCCTGGGCCTGGACGCGGCGGTGCAGCGGGTCTCGCGCGATCTGGCCGCCTCCAGCCCGGTTTTGGCCCACGAACTGGCCATCTTTTCGCTGGAGCTGAAGCTGGGCGCGGCCCGTGGCGACGCCCTGCGCAATCTGGCCAAACGCTGCGGCGTCGACGAGATGGCCGGGCTGGTGGCCATGCTGATCCAGGCTGATCGCTTTGGCGTGAGCATCGGCCGCTCGATCCGCGTCTTTGCCGATGACCTGCGCACCAAGCGCCGGCAAAAGCTGGAGGAGCAGGCGGCCAAGATTCCGCTCAAGCTGCTGTTTCCAGTGCTGTTTTTAATTTTTCCGGCGATCATGGCCGTGATGGCCGGGCCGGCGGTGATCAACATTGTGGAGAAGATGTTCTGA